Proteins from a genomic interval of uncultured Methanocorpusculum sp.:
- the hemB gene encoding porphobilinogen synthase — translation MYPQIRMRRLRQNILQPMFKETRLVKDELIMPLFFDENAVKPVPISSMPGQFRHPLSCAEEVAEEMKAAGLRAVLLFGIPKCKDTEASGAFAENGIVQEATRRIKAAVPDLVVITDTCACEYTSHGHCGILCGKELDNDASLLLMEKIAVSQVVAGADMAAPSCMLDGQVTAIREALDEAGFSNTPIMSYSTKFASALYGPFREAVDSGFSFGDRTSYQMSPANRREAIRESYLDEMEGADILMVKPAGFYLDVLRDVRESTDLPLAAYQVSGEYSMIKAAGINGWIDEKKIMMESLLAIKRAGADLIITYFAKEAAEMLP, via the coding sequence ATGTATCCGCAGATCAGAATGAGAAGACTCCGGCAGAATATCCTTCAGCCGATGTTCAAGGAAACGAGACTCGTAAAGGATGAACTGATCATGCCGCTCTTTTTCGACGAGAACGCAGTAAAACCGGTTCCGATTTCATCCATGCCCGGCCAGTTCCGGCACCCCCTCTCCTGTGCCGAAGAGGTCGCAGAAGAGATGAAGGCCGCAGGTCTTCGCGCCGTTCTTTTGTTCGGGATCCCGAAATGCAAGGACACGGAGGCCTCGGGCGCCTTTGCCGAAAACGGCATAGTTCAGGAGGCAACACGGCGGATCAAAGCCGCCGTACCCGATTTGGTCGTCATCACCGACACTTGTGCCTGCGAATACACCTCGCACGGACACTGCGGGATTTTATGCGGAAAAGAGCTCGACAACGACGCGTCTCTTCTCTTAATGGAGAAGATCGCGGTCAGTCAGGTGGTGGCGGGCGCCGACATGGCCGCTCCGTCCTGTATGCTGGACGGCCAGGTCACGGCGATCCGCGAAGCTCTGGACGAGGCGGGTTTTTCGAACACCCCGATCATGTCCTACTCGACCAAATTCGCGTCAGCCCTCTACGGTCCGTTCCGTGAAGCCGTCGACTCGGGCTTTTCGTTCGGTGACCGGACAAGTTATCAGATGAGCCCGGCAAACCGTCGGGAGGCGATCCGCGAATCCTATCTGGACGAGATGGAGGGAGCCGACATCCTGATGGTCAAACCCGCAGGATTCTATCTCGATGTCCTCCGCGATGTGCGGGAGTCTACGGATCTGCCGCTCGCTGCCTATCAGGTCTCGGGCGAGTATTCGATGATCAAGGCTGCCGGGATAAATGGCTGGATCGATGAAAAGAAGATCATGATGGAGTCGCTTCTTGCGATCAAACGTGCAGGGGCCGACTTGATCATCACCTATTTTGCAAAAGAGGCCGCGGAGATGCTGCCATGA
- the cfbB gene encoding Ni-sirohydrochlorin a,c-diamide synthase: MKSFLISGDRSGAGKTSITLGLAGLLSKEGVVQTYKVAMDYIDTSYLAGVTGRPSYNLDTFVQTDEELSGLFSYGSEGAEIGIVEGVRGLYEGRDSFTDVGSTAAIAKRFSLPTILVIDARSITRSAAALVKGFQAFDPEVRIKGVILNNTGGGHHVTKATEAIEHYCGIPVLGAVPRSPEMDLSMRHLGLVPFVEGMRDPGFAKTIDGIIRHVGTHVDLDAIKALAEDVTPAPNRITASLASRPTPTRTIALAFDEAFTFYYGELEAVLRSQGCDVVRFSPLHDTLPGADGYVFGGGYPEMFAEELSKNTAMREAVHAKAKEGTPIYAECGGLIYLTRSITLKKGWLGREADAAYPMCGVFSGDTVMPAGKTLRYVQGTAILAGKTYPFKGHEFHYSSVSMDPCTRFTYTLSRGTGIIDGKDGVVFNNALGSYTHLMPVSSAGILAELFGEERGKQYIKADSPQTL; encoded by the coding sequence ATGAAGTCGTTTCTGATCTCGGGAGACCGTTCCGGCGCCGGAAAAACGAGCATCACCTTAGGTCTTGCCGGCCTTCTCTCAAAAGAGGGGGTCGTTCAGACCTACAAGGTCGCAATGGACTACATCGACACCTCCTATCTGGCGGGCGTCACCGGCCGGCCATCCTACAATCTGGACACCTTCGTACAGACCGACGAGGAGCTCTCCGGTCTCTTTTCCTACGGGTCCGAGGGCGCAGAGATCGGAATCGTCGAAGGGGTCAGAGGTCTCTATGAGGGCCGCGATTCGTTCACCGACGTCGGCAGCACCGCAGCGATCGCCAAACGCTTTTCGCTTCCCACGATTCTCGTGATCGATGCCCGAAGCATCACCCGGTCCGCGGCCGCTCTGGTCAAGGGATTCCAGGCGTTCGATCCCGAAGTCAGAATCAAAGGCGTGATCCTCAATAATACCGGCGGCGGGCACCATGTGACCAAGGCGACCGAGGCGATCGAACACTACTGCGGGATTCCGGTTCTCGGCGCAGTTCCCCGAAGCCCGGAGATGGATTTATCCATGCGGCATCTTGGCCTCGTTCCGTTTGTCGAAGGCATGCGGGATCCGGGTTTTGCAAAAACGATCGACGGCATCATCCGACATGTCGGCACCCATGTGGATCTCGACGCGATAAAAGCTCTGGCAGAAGACGTAACGCCGGCGCCAAACAGAATCACCGCGTCCCTTGCCTCCCGTCCGACGCCGACGAGAACGATCGCGCTCGCGTTCGACGAGGCGTTCACCTTTTACTACGGTGAACTTGAGGCGGTTCTCAGAAGTCAGGGCTGCGATGTTGTGAGATTCAGCCCGCTCCATGACACCCTGCCGGGGGCCGACGGGTATGTTTTCGGAGGCGGGTATCCCGAAATGTTTGCAGAGGAGCTTTCGAAAAACACCGCGATGAGGGAGGCAGTCCATGCAAAAGCAAAGGAGGGGACGCCCATCTATGCCGAGTGCGGCGGTCTGATATACCTCACCCGGTCGATCACCCTGAAAAAAGGCTGGCTGGGGAGGGAAGCGGACGCTGCGTATCCCATGTGTGGGGTTTTTTCCGGGGACACCGTGATGCCTGCAGGTAAAACGCTGAGATATGTACAAGGGACTGCTATTCTGGCCGGAAAAACCTATCCCTTCAAGGGACACGAGTTTCATTACAGCAGTGTTTCGATGGATCCGTGCACCAGATTTACCTACACGCTCTCGCGGGGAACCGGCATAATCGATGGAAAAGACGGAGTCGTGTTCAACAATGCCCTCGGTTCCTACACCCATCTTATGCCCGTCTCGTCAGCCGGAATACTGGCGGAGCTATTTGGAGAAGAGCGTGGAAAACAGTACATTAAAGCGGATTCCCCGCAGACGTTATAG
- a CDS encoding glutamate-1-semialdehyde 2,1-aminomutase, with the protein MKSEELFTTAKTCLPGGVSSPVRAIKPYPFYVKSAKGAMLETEDGESLVDCCMGYGPLLLGHAHPAIQKAIEAQLDAGWLYGTPTKLEIVLAQRICRDHDSIEMLRFVSTGLEATLAAIRLARGFTGKCGIVKLEGGFHGAHDAVLIAAGSGATTHGTPDSLGVPPSFAAQTRQVPYNDTEALEELLSKDKEIAAFILEPVMGNVGPVLPDDGYLSAVREITKAHDVLVIFDEVITGYRLGIGGAQKKYGIKPDLTTLGKITGGGLPIGVFGGRRDIMELISPSGGVYNAGTFNGNPLSMAAGIATNAYLHENESLYAKLDEKTRMIEESLPANASGSFVRLGSLFKYFFRSTAPRNYLEAKASDTAAFRVFFEKALKDGVFIPPSQFETNFLSTAHDSASVEKIISVYQHV; encoded by the coding sequence ATGAAGAGTGAAGAGTTATTTACCACAGCAAAGACCTGCCTTCCGGGCGGTGTCTCAAGTCCGGTGCGGGCAATCAAACCGTATCCGTTTTATGTAAAATCCGCCAAAGGCGCAATGCTCGAAACAGAAGACGGGGAATCACTTGTCGACTGCTGCATGGGATACGGACCCCTGCTTCTCGGTCACGCCCACCCGGCGATTCAAAAGGCGATCGAAGCCCAGCTCGACGCCGGCTGGCTCTACGGCACGCCGACGAAACTCGAGATCGTTCTGGCGCAGAGGATCTGCCGCGATCACGACTCGATCGAGATGCTGAGATTCGTTTCGACCGGTCTCGAGGCCACGCTTGCCGCGATCCGGCTTGCCCGCGGATTTACCGGCAAATGCGGGATCGTCAAACTCGAAGGCGGGTTCCACGGCGCCCATGATGCGGTGTTGATCGCCGCGGGAAGCGGGGCGACCACACACGGAACCCCAGACTCGCTTGGCGTTCCTCCGTCCTTTGCCGCCCAGACGCGTCAGGTTCCGTATAACGACACGGAAGCACTTGAAGAACTGCTTTCAAAGGACAAAGAGATCGCCGCATTCATCCTCGAACCGGTGATGGGAAACGTCGGCCCGGTCCTCCCGGATGACGGTTATCTCTCCGCGGTCCGCGAGATCACGAAAGCTCATGATGTTCTCGTCATCTTCGACGAGGTCATCACCGGATACCGGCTCGGCATCGGCGGAGCACAGAAAAAATACGGCATAAAACCCGACCTCACCACGCTTGGCAAGATCACCGGTGGCGGTCTGCCGATCGGCGTGTTCGGCGGCAGAAGGGACATCATGGAACTCATCTCGCCCTCGGGAGGCGTTTACAATGCAGGAACCTTCAACGGCAATCCTCTTTCGATGGCCGCGGGTATCGCGACCAACGCCTACCTCCATGAAAATGAGTCGCTCTACGCAAAACTCGACGAAAAGACCCGGATGATCGAGGAATCGCTTCCGGCGAATGCCTCGGGTTCGTTCGTCAGACTCGGTTCACTCTTCAAGTACTTCTTCAGAAGCACGGCTCCGAGGAACTATCTGGAGGCAAAAGCTTCGGACACCGCCGCGTTCCGGGTCTTCTTCGAAAAAGCACTCAAAGACGGCGTGTTCATCCCCCCTTCGCAGTTCGAGACCAACTTCCTCTCGACCGCCCACGACTCAGCCTCGGTGGAAAAAATCATCTCGGTATATCAGCATGTCTAA
- the hemA gene encoding glutamyl-tRNA reductase, translated as MATADHSKYLEEILGLFRFKDENAFFEKASKIFPGAVLLETCNRVEILVHGSGNQLRVFLHGEQRFGFEILEGEDALMHLLELAAGTKSMIIGEDQILGQMRRALLLAESHDTNDVITDVCMNTAIREGVSIRQKTSINKGAVSIGSAAVLLAEELMGDLDGKNILVVGGGEMGTLVARALCEKNLRAIYVTNRSFDRAVHLAEEIKGRAMRLDQLYPCIALSDVVISCTGAPHLIIHAEELAETMNERFWPLDAEPRHLLLIDIAQPRDIEDNCRDIPGVSLKTLDDLKSISEKNLAARKTECEHADVLAHAALPDFIRAFNRAASGDLTKSLYTWAEEIRQREKNKALSRLRDADPYLESVIDDLTSALTKKLLEDAAKSIRASAECTDTQTAEILLKAIISGEVSCIRRSE; from the coding sequence GTGGCTACCGCAGATCACAGCAAATATCTCGAGGAAATCCTCGGCCTCTTCCGGTTTAAGGACGAGAACGCCTTTTTTGAAAAAGCCTCCAAAATATTTCCGGGCGCGGTCCTTCTTGAAACCTGCAACAGAGTCGAGATCCTTGTCCACGGCAGCGGAAATCAGCTGAGGGTTTTCCTGCACGGAGAACAGAGGTTTGGGTTCGAGATCCTCGAAGGTGAAGATGCCCTCATGCATCTTCTGGAACTTGCCGCCGGAACGAAGTCGATGATCATCGGCGAGGATCAGATCCTTGGACAGATGCGCCGTGCCCTCCTCCTTGCCGAGTCGCACGACACCAACGACGTCATCACCGACGTGTGTATGAACACCGCGATCCGTGAGGGCGTTTCGATTCGGCAGAAGACCTCCATCAACAAAGGGGCGGTATCCATCGGCTCGGCCGCGGTTCTGCTCGCCGAGGAGCTGATGGGCGATCTCGACGGAAAAAACATCCTCGTCGTCGGTGGTGGCGAGATGGGGACCCTCGTTGCCCGGGCACTCTGCGAAAAAAATCTCCGGGCAATCTATGTCACCAACCGTTCCTTCGACCGGGCCGTGCATCTCGCTGAGGAGATTAAAGGCCGGGCGATGCGGCTCGATCAGCTCTATCCGTGCATCGCTTTGTCGGATGTCGTAATCTCCTGTACGGGAGCTCCGCATCTGATCATCCATGCCGAAGAACTTGCCGAGACGATGAATGAAAGGTTCTGGCCGCTCGATGCTGAACCAAGACATCTGCTTTTGATCGACATCGCCCAGCCCCGCGACATCGAGGACAACTGCCGGGACATTCCCGGGGTCTCTTTGAAGACCCTCGACGATCTGAAAAGCATCTCGGAAAAGAATCTTGCCGCAAGAAAAACCGAGTGCGAACATGCAGACGTTCTCGCCCATGCCGCTCTCCCGGATTTCATCAGGGCCTTCAACCGTGCGGCATCCGGCGATCTGACAAAGAGCCTCTACACATGGGCGGAAGAGATCCGTCAGCGTGAAAAAAACAAGGCGCTTTCCCGTCTCCGGGACGCCGATCCCTATCTGGAATCGGTAATCGACGATCTGACGAGCGCTCTCACGAAAAAACTGCTCGAGGATGCGGCGAAAAGCATCCGGGCGAGCGCAGAATGTACCGACACACAGACCGCAGAAATCCTCCTTAAAGCAATAATTTCAGGTGAAGTATCATGTATCCGCAGATCAGAATGA
- a CDS encoding bifunctional precorrin-2 dehydrogenase/sirohydrochlorin ferrochelatase produces MIPLFLDLSASRILVFGAGSVGVRKARHFTSAARMTIVAEELSPEIFSFTNASIKQLAIEDMEVEDLEKLIGRHDIVIAALSDEKENERLCGLAKAAGKLYNNATGDGNIRIPSVVSGAEYQIAVTTEKSAPAVPAFIRSYLEENLPWLDNMVLLQNTLREELKTTVPDQVHRAEILRAVIDDAEIQNACISGVPSTEICKKYL; encoded by the coding sequence ATGATTCCTCTCTTCCTCGACCTGTCGGCATCCCGCATTCTCGTGTTCGGCGCAGGGAGCGTGGGTGTTCGAAAAGCCCGCCATTTCACGTCGGCTGCAAGGATGACCATCGTGGCCGAGGAACTCTCGCCCGAGATCTTCTCTTTTACCAATGCATCCATCAAGCAGCTGGCGATCGAAGACATGGAGGTCGAGGATCTCGAGAAACTGATCGGTCGTCACGACATCGTCATCGCCGCCCTTTCTGACGAAAAAGAGAATGAGCGGCTCTGCGGTCTCGCAAAAGCCGCCGGAAAGCTCTACAACAATGCGACCGGAGACGGAAACATCCGGATTCCGTCCGTTGTTTCAGGGGCCGAGTATCAGATCGCCGTCACGACCGAAAAATCGGCACCGGCGGTCCCGGCATTTATCCGGTCCTATCTGGAAGAGAACCTTCCCTGGCTGGACAACATGGTCCTTCTCCAAAACACGCTGCGTGAGGAGCTGAAAACAACAGTCCCGGATCAGGTACACCGGGCGGAGATCCTCCGCGCCGTGATCGACGATGCGGAGATACAAAACGCCTGCATATCCGGCGTTCCCTCAACAGAAATCTGTAAAAAATATCTATGA
- the cfbD gene encoding Ni-sirohydrochlorin a,c-diamide reductive cyclase catalytic subunit: MRYVQPRPSSIVAALYTLRDLNVDLAILHGPSGCSFKHARLLEEDGIRVLTTSLGDEEFIFGGQSVLEDDLRYAEKEFSPRRIAVVGTCVSMIIGEDLDAAIEASGITTPAIGVSIHAGFRENIDGVIATLEPAAKIGWISEEEFERQKLVLASANKTERERGAACKTYISPSRGDLKHVAAAELAELLRSGKKGMAIMNAKKETAYMFADHLCAVHDCAPEANVTFVANLEARGLPKVRGDAAMILAELNERGIHPELIGALDEYGGNGPRIAERIAEVQPDFLLLVGVPHAVSPEALAGIKVFSITNGPRQVLPLKEQGHAHVMVEVDLHPKTLGVHNIVESEFGAVLRSM, encoded by the coding sequence ATGCGTTACGTTCAGCCGCGTCCAAGTTCGATTGTCGCCGCCCTCTACACGCTCCGGGACCTAAACGTCGATCTCGCGATTCTTCACGGCCCGTCAGGCTGTTCATTTAAACACGCCAGACTCTTGGAAGAGGACGGGATCCGCGTTTTGACCACTTCCCTTGGGGATGAGGAGTTCATCTTCGGCGGCCAGAGCGTTTTGGAGGATGATCTCCGGTATGCAGAAAAGGAGTTTTCTCCCCGCCGTATCGCCGTTGTCGGGACATGCGTTTCGATGATCATCGGCGAGGATCTCGATGCCGCGATCGAAGCATCCGGCATCACGACCCCTGCGATAGGGGTATCGATCCATGCGGGATTTCGCGAGAACATCGACGGGGTCATCGCCACGCTCGAGCCGGCGGCAAAGATCGGCTGGATCTCCGAAGAGGAGTTCGAGCGGCAGAAACTGGTCCTTGCCTCGGCGAACAAAACCGAGCGGGAACGCGGAGCTGCCTGTAAAACCTACATCTCACCTTCCCGTGGAGATCTGAAGCACGTTGCCGCCGCCGAACTCGCCGAGCTGCTTCGTTCCGGCAAAAAAGGCATGGCAATCATGAACGCAAAGAAGGAGACGGCGTACATGTTCGCGGACCATCTCTGCGCCGTGCATGACTGTGCGCCGGAAGCGAACGTTACTTTTGTCGCAAACCTCGAGGCCCGCGGTCTGCCGAAGGTGCGAGGAGACGCTGCCATGATCCTTGCTGAACTCAACGAACGCGGCATCCATCCGGAACTCATCGGAGCTCTTGACGAATACGGCGGAAACGGGCCGCGGATCGCAGAAAGGATCGCGGAAGTTCAGCCGGATTTCCTCCTGCTCGTCGGGGTCCCTCACGCGGTCTCACCCGAAGCTCTTGCCGGAATCAAGGTTTTTTCCATTACAAACGGCCCGCGCCAGGTCCTGCCCTTAAAAGAGCAGGGACATGCTCATGTCATGGTCGAGGTTGATCTTCATCCAAAGACGCTCGGCGTCCACAACATCGTTGAAAGCGAGTTCGGAGCCGTTTTGCGGAGCATGTGA
- the cfbE gene encoding coenzyme F430 synthase, with protein MKVLVLDTIHGGTILAEALLRNGDDVEALDVYRGVGLTPEEVASRHYDLITSPVHLDPAYPLLNTKTPVISHHEMTRRLAGDLPETVIEVTGAKGKTTTSFAVASLFTTKGVLHTSRGTYVYPEGTLLWKKSITPASVLLAAGGAKTHGAKWLVAEVSAGVTGIGTLGILTSADDYSIAAGKKSALAAKLESLAKCKTVLVPRGVPLKEGWHVIDDLVSVEGDRLSWDGGSFQNPLLTLAGYREPLKCAAAAGLLLGLDPSRLAGFTAIEGRMQYYLEDGVPFLDNANSGTTRETTLDAAAYLRRLAPDKEIVLVIGEEHKAVCEGFQDDAIRQTIEEIAPIQTISVSKTGGLNFAASKVQALSSAKEHNAAVLLAVKTWR; from the coding sequence ATGAAAGTCCTCGTTCTCGATACGATCCACGGCGGAACGATCCTCGCAGAAGCCCTTCTTCGAAACGGCGACGATGTGGAAGCTTTGGATGTCTACAGAGGCGTCGGCCTCACGCCCGAAGAGGTGGCGTCCCGTCATTACGATCTGATCACATCCCCGGTCCATCTCGATCCGGCATATCCTCTCCTCAATACAAAGACCCCGGTAATCTCCCACCATGAAATGACCCGCCGCCTTGCAGGCGACCTGCCAGAGACCGTGATTGAAGTGACCGGCGCCAAAGGAAAGACCACCACCTCTTTTGCGGTCGCTTCTCTTTTCACGACGAAAGGCGTGCTTCACACCAGCAGAGGGACCTATGTTTATCCGGAAGGGACCCTCCTCTGGAAGAAAAGCATAACGCCGGCGTCGGTTCTTCTTGCCGCCGGAGGGGCGAAGACGCACGGTGCAAAATGGCTCGTTGCCGAAGTATCCGCCGGCGTTACCGGGATAGGAACACTCGGGATTCTGACCTCGGCCGACGATTATTCTATCGCCGCAGGAAAGAAGAGCGCCCTTGCCGCAAAACTCGAGTCGCTTGCAAAATGCAAAACCGTGCTCGTCCCACGCGGCGTCCCGCTAAAGGAGGGGTGGCATGTCATCGACGATCTCGTATCCGTCGAAGGCGATCGCCTTTCATGGGACGGCGGATCGTTCCAAAATCCGCTCCTTACGCTTGCCGGATACCGCGAGCCGCTCAAATGCGCCGCGGCCGCCGGTCTGCTGCTCGGTCTTGACCCGTCAAGGCTTGCCGGATTCACCGCGATCGAAGGAAGGATGCAGTATTATCTCGAGGACGGCGTGCCGTTCCTCGACAACGCAAACAGCGGAACGACCCGAGAGACCACGCTCGATGCGGCCGCTTACCTCCGCAGGCTGGCTCCGGACAAGGAGATTGTTCTTGTGATCGGCGAAGAGCATAAAGCCGTCTGCGAAGGATTCCAGGATGACGCGATCCGTCAGACGATCGAAGAGATTGCCCCGATCCAGACGATTTCCGTGAGCAAGACGGGCGGTCTGAACTTTGCGGCCTCGAAGGTGCAGGCTCTTTCGTCTGCAAAAGAACACAACGCGGCGGTTCTGCTCGCCGTAAAAACCTGGAGGTAA
- the cfbA gene encoding sirohydrochlorin nickelochelatase yields the protein MSAKGLLLVGHGSRLQYNKELITTTAEMMKESGGDYLIKSCFLEYSNPTVAEGLDLMRSEDLEILIVVPLFLAKGIHILRDIPKILGLEAGKKRGTFTLADGRVVPLVYAEPIGIDPLLAELMLKNAANAQTLPEDA from the coding sequence ATGAGTGCAAAAGGTCTCCTGCTGGTTGGTCACGGAAGTCGGCTCCAGTACAATAAGGAGCTGATCACGACCACCGCCGAGATGATGAAGGAAAGCGGGGGGGATTATCTGATCAAATCCTGTTTCCTCGAATACAGTAATCCTACCGTTGCCGAAGGGCTCGATCTGATGCGCAGCGAGGATCTGGAGATTTTAATCGTCGTCCCTCTGTTTCTCGCAAAAGGGATCCATATACTGCGCGACATTCCAAAAATCCTCGGACTCGAAGCCGGAAAAAAACGCGGAACCTTTACGCTTGCCGACGGCCGCGTTGTCCCTCTCGTCTATGCCGAGCCGATCGGGATCGATCCGCTGTTAGCGGAACTGATGCTCAAGAATGCCGCAAATGCCCAGACACTTCCGGAGGATGCATGA